A segment of the Fibrobacter succinogenes subsp. succinogenes S85 genome:
ATGGATAAGATTCATGCAGCCCTCCTCGCAGGTAAGGCTGTCGTGATTTTCCCGTCGGGCGAAGTTTCCAAGTCTCCGCACGTGGAACCGTTTACGATTGATTATTCCTCCGCTGTCGATGGCACGAAGGCCCAGGTGATTCCGTTCTACATCCAGGGCTTGTGGGGCTCTAACTATAGCTATAGCTCTTCGAACATGTTCGGTGCTTCGGCTGAACGTTCTGTGACGGTCGCCTTTGGAGAAGCACTCCCGGCCAATACGCCGCCTAACGAAATCCGTGCTATTATCCGTCGCATTTCTATTGACGCTTGGAACTACGCTGTTTCGTTTGTGCATCCGATTGCCGATAGCTGGATTCGCACTTACAAGAAGTATGTGAAGAACGGTCCTGCTATTTATAGCCCGGATGGCGCTCACTTCTCGGGTTACAAGCTGATGGGCGCAGTGATGGCTTTCCGCGGTTACCTCAAGAAGACGCTTGGCAAGAACGAACAGAACGTGGGTATTATGCTCCCGCCGAGCCCTGCTGGCGTGATTGTGAACCTTGCGCTTTGGGTGATTGGCAAGACGAACGTGAACTTGAACTACACGTCTTCTGTCGAAAACGTGAAGTTCTGCTGCAATCGCGCTGAATGCTCGACCGTGATTACGAGCCGCCAGTTTGTGCAAAAGCTGAAAGGCCGTGGTAACGATTACTCGCAGATTGCATCGGACAAGGTGCGCTTGCTCTATGCCGAAGATATCATGAAGGAAATCCCGAAGGCAAAGATTGCTGCTTTCCTTGTGCTTTGCATCCTCATGCCGAGCTGGCTGATTCGCCTTGTGTTTGTGAAACATCGCAACATGGACGACAATGCTGTGATTGTGTTTAGCTCTGGCTCTGAAGGTACGCCGAAGGGTGTGGAACTTACGCAGCGCAACTTGATGGGGAATATTCAGCAGCTCGCTTGTATTTTGAACGTGAGCCGTGGCGATGTGATGCTCTCGGAACTCCCGCTGTTCCATAGCTTTGGCCTTACGGTGACGACGCTCTTGAACCTTACGGAAGGCTGCCCGATTGTGGCTGTGGCTGACCCGACCGACGTGAAGACGATGTCTCGCGTTTGTGCGGAATTCCAGGTCACGTTCCTTGTGGCAACTCCGACGTTCCTTCGCGCCTTTACTGTGAGCCGCTATGTACATCCGTTGATGTTCAAGTCTGTGCGTATCATTATCGCTGGTGCTGAAGCGCTCCGTCCGGAACTTGCAACGGCATTCCGCCTCAAGTTCGGTAAGGAAATTTACGAAGGTTATGGCTGTACCGAAACGGCTCCGGTGGCCTCGGTCAATACCGAAAATACGTTGTTCGATGACTATACCACTTTGCAGGTGAATAACAAGCCGGGTACGGTTGGCCCAGCGCTCCCGGGTACGCAGTTCTTGATTGTCGATCCTGAAACAAACGAACCGCTCCCGACTGGTGAAGCGGGCATGATTCTCATTGGCGGTTGCCAGGTGATGAAGGGCTACCTCAAGGATGAAGACCGCACGAAGAGCGTGATTGTCCAGAAGGATGGCATACGCTATTACCGCACGGGCGACAAGGGCTATCTTGATGAAGACGGCTTCCTTACGATTGTGGACCGCTACAGCCGCTTTGCTAAGCTTGGCGGTGAAATGATTAGCCTTGGCGCTGTCGAAAAGAAAATTCAGGATACGCCTGTGTTGCAGGGTTGCGATTACGTTGTTACGGCAATCCCGGATGCCACGAAGGGTGAAAAGATTGTTCTTTTGTACCAGGGCGAAAAGGATCCGAAGGATGTGCTCTCGGAATTGCGTGCAAGCGGCATGCCGCCTCTCATGCTCCCGTCCGCTGCGTTTAACGTGGATGTGATGCCGAAGCTTGGTTCTGGCAAGGCTGACTTTGTGACCGCAAAGAAGATGGCAAAGGAACTGGTGGAGAAAAAGTAAGCGGCGGAGCCGCAGTTACTAGTTATTAGTTGGTAGTTATTAGATTAAAGTTTGGCGGCTATGCCGCGATTATTATGACTAATGACCATTGACTAATGACTAAAGACTAGGAGAAAAAATGAAAAGCTTGACCCCTGTACGTACTGCGCGTTTGGTTGCATCACTGATTGCAATCCTTGGAATGTTCTTCTTTGCTGCCGAACGTGTGCTTGCGAAAGTCTGCGTTATGGCAAAAGACGGCGTGCAGATGGGGCTCAACCGTTATTCCAATTCGTTCACGGGGCGCTTTGCTGCCGAGAATTTCTCGGATGACAAAAAGCTCTTGGATGTTCTCCGTCAGGCGAATGAGCTTTTCCCGATTGCAGAGAAAGTCTCGCTTGCCTTGTTCATTATTTGCTTGATTCTCTTTATCGTGGCTGCTTTTGGAATTGCGTTCCCGAAGCAGTTCTGCCATGTACTTGTGGCGATGAAGCTCCTCAAGTGGCAAGACGGGATTGTTTTGCAGGATATGAAACTCTCGGGAACTCCGTCAGAGGGGCCTAGCGTTTCTGATAAACTTAAGGAACTTTGCGGAAAAATTGCCGCTGCTGCGAAAAAAGTTCAGCCGAAGTACTGGATTTTTATCGGTTGCTCGCTCGTATTTGTGCTGGTTCTCGTCTTTGGCGTGCGCGGTTGCTCGGCTCCGAGCGTTTTCGGTGGCTCGCAGGCTGTGACCGATGATTTGAACGGACAGACTTTGTACTATATCCAGGCACAAAAGTCGTTCTTTGCAAAGACGAATAAGGTGGGCGGGCCGAAATCCCTCCAGATGCCGGATTCTTTAGTGTCTGACTACTTTACGTATCGCATTACGGGCGGTAAGTTTACGGCGACTTTGAACAAGAATGTCAAGGATTGCCCTGCCGGTACCCGCTGGTCGGTGAGTGCGGCCACCAAGGGAATTTTCACCTTGGATCTAGTGCTTTATCGCTCTGCGCCAAAAGACACCAATTGCGTGTTCATTTCGCCTGATTTTAAAAATCTCGGAAGAAAGTAATCTCATACGGGTTGTCCCTAGACAACAATTTGCTAGTTGATTCTTGCGCTTGAGGGGGCGAGAATATATATTAGTAATACCTAGAATGTTCTAGGGTTGTTTATGGGTGGTGGTATGAAATTTACGCAGATAGTCTGTGCTATGGCGGTGGCGTCGTTTGCCGACGTGACGTGGGTCCCGCAGTGTGAAGATAACGGCTTTACGCTAATCCGTTCTTCGGAACATTTTGAAGTTTGCAAAAAGCCAAAGACCGACGATGGTGCGGCGAATAATGTTTCAATCTCGACTTCTGATGCCGAGGGTGTGCTCCAGTCGCTAGAAAAGGTGTATTCGTTCTACATCGATTCGCTCGGCTGGATGTTGCCGTTCCCGAAAAGTTCGGATAAAAAGCTCAAAAGCAATATTTATGTGTTTGAAACATTGCCGTCCTTGTACGGTGGTCAGGATTATGTGAAGGCTTTGAATGGCGAGTATGGGCCTGGCATGTGGATTGGAGTCGCTTCGCTCAAGGATTATTGGGGGACTTCGCACGAGTTCGCGCATGGTTTGCAAGGCGTGGCCGGTTGGCTCGGGAACAACAGTCATTCGGGTTGGATGGCGGAATCGCATGCGAACTGGATGGCGCATCAGTACAATCCGAATGATGCTCATTGCTCGGAATATCTGATTAACTTTCCGTACTTGTATTATGGCTCCACGCGAGACCGCTATTGCAATTGGCAGTTCCTGGAACATTTGAAAGAAGAATTTGGTGGCGGCAATAAAGGCGCGCACGAGGTCAATCGCATCTGGATGGAATCGATTCGTGATGGCGAAGACGGTCGTATGGAGCAGACTCCGTTTAGTGCGATGATGATGGTTTACGGCTGGACGTTGGAACAGCTGAATGATCAGTTCGGCAAGTTCGCGATGAAGAATGCAACGGTGGAGTACGCTCCTGCCAAGAAAACTTTGTACAAAAAGTCCTGGGGCGATTACGAATTTGCGACTCGTCGAACGCACGATGGCTGGGGAGACTTGTATCGCAGACATTCTCGCGTGACCATGCTGAACAAGATGAAATGCGAAAGTTCCGAGAATTCGGATGGGAATGTCGCGGCCGAGAAATGCGCGGACCGTTACATTTCGCCGATCTACTGGGCTCCGCAGCGCTGGGGCTATAACTTGGTGCGAATTTATCCGGATTCGGCAGGGAAGGTGACGGTCAAGTTCCGTGGAATTGTGCAGGAAAAGCCGACGGTTAATGGTTACACTTGCTTTGGCGATAACACAGACTATTACAAGGGCAAAACTTATAAATGGTGCAATTACGCACCGGACAAATTGCCTGATCCTGCATCGGGTTGGACGGTTGGCTTGGTTGCGGAAGGTGCAGATGGCACGCCACGTTACAGCGAAATGAAGCATGGCTCAGGTTTCAATCTTGAAATCGAAACGAAGGCGAATGATAAGGCTTTGTGGCTTGCGGTGACGGCGACTCCGACGGAAATGCAGACGATTCTTTGGGACCAGTTCTACTACAGCATTTATCGCTATCCGTACATGATTGAAGTTGTGAACGGCGAGCCTGAAGGTTATACGAAAGATTTCTGGAAGCCTGCTGGATTTAATGGAACGACTGCTTCGGGATATGCGCAACATAGCAATGGCGGTGGCTGGGTCAGCAGTAAGGCGAAGGTTGCTGCTACGGCTTATGTGGGACCTGATGCGGTTGTGAATGGCGGTACTGTTTCGGGGAATGCCCGCATTGAAGATTTTGCCGTCGTGAATGGCGGAACCATTAGCGGTAACGCCGTGGTGCGCGGGCGTGCTCTTGTGACTGCAGGCTCAATTGGCGATGACGCCGTGCTTGAAGACGATGCTTGGCTTGTAAGCGGAACGATTAGCGGTAAGGCTAAAGTCGGAGCACTTTCGATCATCGTGAACAGTACCGTGACGGACAACGCTCAAGTCTACGGCGTGATGTGGGCTGTCAGCGGCAAGAAGTTGAGCGGAACAGCACAATTGCGTGGCGACCTCGAAAACAATTTTGACAAGGAAATTACGAAAGGTGTATTCTACGGCATGGTCAATACCGATATGCTCACCAATGCAAAGTTTGGCGCAAGCCTCACGACGCCCCCGACGGATGCGACTGCAAGCATTGAAAAAGCCAAATGGTATGCGATTGCGGATGATTCCACGCAGACAGATCCTGGGCCAACGGGTATTGTTTCTAGGGTGGCTGCGCTACAGTTGAGTGGTGTGAATGAAAACTTTGATGTGTTTGATTTGAACGGGAAACATCTCGGTTTTGCGAAAGTAACACCCTCTGAATGGAATGCGCTTGGCCACAAATCTTTACAAAAAACGCTTAGTGCATCAGGATTCAACGCTGGAATGTATATTGTTCGTGCAAAACGTTCGCACCGCCTGGTTCGTGTAAACGTGCGTTAACGTCTTGTCGTTTTGGCAATAAAATAAATTTGAGAAACCTCGAAATGGGGTTTCTTTTTGGTTATAATAATATTGGTTGGATATTTATGGAGTAAAAATGGTTAAAAAGTTTTTGTTTTCGCTTGCTGTTTTGGGAGTGGCGTCTTTTGCTCAGGACCCGAACTTGCATATTTACCTCGCTTATGGGCAGTCCAATATGTCGGGGCAGGCGACCATTACGGATACGGACCGTCAAACGAATCCGCGTTTCTTGGTGTTACGTGCTGGGAATCATTCCAACCAGAAAGTTGGTGAATTTTATCCGGCGGCACCTCCCATGGGTCATAGCGGTTCCAAGGTAGGCATTGTCGATTTCTTTGGTCGCAAAATGATTAAGGAACTCCCGGATAGCATCACGGTGGCTGTTGCTAATGTGGCGATTGGCGGGCAGAGCATTGATCTATTCGATAAGGACCGTAATGCAGCTTATGTGCAGAATGCCAAGAACAAAAACGATACTTGGTGGATTCAGTATCTGAATGAATATGGTGGTGATGTTCATAAGCGCATTGTTGAAATGGGAAAAATTGCAAAGCAGAAAGGTGTGATTAAGGGATTCCTTTTCCACCAGGGCGAAGCGGATTACCAGATGAAGGACTGGCCCGAACGCGTCAAGAAGGTTTATGACCAGTTCATTGAAGAACTGGAGCTAGACCCGGAAAAGACTCCGATTTTGCTTGGGGAACTTGCGCCTACGGGCGATTTGGGTTGGCGAAACGATGCCGTGAAAGAGGCGGCTGACTTGATCCCGAACGGCTATGTGATTTCGGCTCAGGGTTGCCCTGCAATCAAGGAACCGAACTATACGCTCCATTTCACTCGTGATGGCTACCAGACTTTGGGCGAACGCTATGCTGAAAAAATGCTTGAATTGCTCAAGGCTCAGGAACCTGCTCCAGATACGAGCAAGAAGGATTCTGTGGCTACGGATAGTACTAGCTCCATTCATAACTTGTCGGTTGTTCGTGTGGTTGAATCGCATATGCCGAGATTATTCTATGATGTTCGCGAACATAGTTTGTTTGTGCGATTCAAGAAAAACGGAGTTGAATATCGCTATCATTTGACTGGGCGAAAACAGTAGAATTGGAGCTGTCTGGAGTTTTTAAAGTGGGCTTATGCCCACTTTTTTGCTAAATTATTCATGTGAACTCTATACGCTTTTTTAAACTATATCTTTTGGCTGTCTTGGCTGTGTTCCTCGTTGCCTGTTCCGATGACGATGATGGGGCCGAATTCATGTTTGATAGGGAAATTTCCGAAGTATCCGTT
Coding sequences within it:
- a CDS encoding sialate O-acetylesterase codes for the protein MVKKFLFSLAVLGVASFAQDPNLHIYLAYGQSNMSGQATITDTDRQTNPRFLVLRAGNHSNQKVGEFYPAAPPMGHSGSKVGIVDFFGRKMIKELPDSITVAVANVAIGGQSIDLFDKDRNAAYVQNAKNKNDTWWIQYLNEYGGDVHKRIVEMGKIAKQKGVIKGFLFHQGEADYQMKDWPERVKKVYDQFIEELELDPEKTPILLGELAPTGDLGWRNDAVKEAADLIPNGYVISAQGCPAIKEPNYTLHFTRDGYQTLGERYAEKMLELLKAQEPAPDTSKKDSVATDSTSSIHNLSVVRVVESHMPRLFYDVREHSLFVRFKKNGVEYRYHLTGRKQ
- a CDS encoding DUF6055 domain-containing protein, producing MKFTQIVCAMAVASFADVTWVPQCEDNGFTLIRSSEHFEVCKKPKTDDGAANNVSISTSDAEGVLQSLEKVYSFYIDSLGWMLPFPKSSDKKLKSNIYVFETLPSLYGGQDYVKALNGEYGPGMWIGVASLKDYWGTSHEFAHGLQGVAGWLGNNSHSGWMAESHANWMAHQYNPNDAHCSEYLINFPYLYYGSTRDRYCNWQFLEHLKEEFGGGNKGAHEVNRIWMESIRDGEDGRMEQTPFSAMMMVYGWTLEQLNDQFGKFAMKNATVEYAPAKKTLYKKSWGDYEFATRRTHDGWGDLYRRHSRVTMLNKMKCESSENSDGNVAAEKCADRYISPIYWAPQRWGYNLVRIYPDSAGKVTVKFRGIVQEKPTVNGYTCFGDNTDYYKGKTYKWCNYAPDKLPDPASGWTVGLVAEGADGTPRYSEMKHGSGFNLEIETKANDKALWLAVTATPTEMQTILWDQFYYSIYRYPYMIEVVNGEPEGYTKDFWKPAGFNGTTASGYAQHSNGGGWVSSKAKVAATAYVGPDAVVNGGTVSGNARIEDFAVVNGGTISGNAVVRGRALVTAGSIGDDAVLEDDAWLVSGTISGKAKVGALSIIVNSTVTDNAQVYGVMWAVSGKKLSGTAQLRGDLENNFDKEITKGVFYGMVNTDMLTNAKFGASLTTPPTDATASIEKAKWYAIADDSTQTDPGPTGIVSRVAALQLSGVNENFDVFDLNGKHLGFAKVTPSEWNALGHKSLQKTLSASGFNAGMYIVRAKRSHRLVRVNVR
- a CDS encoding MFS transporter; this encodes MWKVKGSIRFFLSILATAFVQAGVFIYAQKILSGSFFAKDGIIWQNFMLQIFFLAPYVLMVFFAGFFTNKFSKNKVMAWSSLMMTLFVIAQSVLVTVDFPRIAFWLSIGLSCGFAIHSAAKYAILKEMFGVRNLSYANAFLQIFSISGIIAASWLAIVGVNLINLDQLVSYEAVRRITEKSVVIPWILTAVSVLGTVANFMIPRVKFEDLNVSVDKVKRHLSLGFRVPTLRASIIALSMFWALAQVFVLIYQDVSGSSTVNMMQDYMSFAIVGLMVGTIVAAHFSKDFIESGFVPLGMFGASICMFLVPFLVHPVALVLLYSLTGFFGGLILVPVNALLQYNTRPNNSGSVIALANLIQAVVLVAFLFVFTMMVRNTDVRPQNYFIGLAVISVGVFVWSISNLPQAMLRTLLRFVFSRYRIRVLNVQNIPNEGPILLVGNHHSFIDWAMVQMASPRPLCIASNKDHFDKWYLRAVLKRLGMIRIDNRNPKVAMDKIHAALLAGKAVVIFPSGEVSKSPHVEPFTIDYSSAVDGTKAQVIPFYIQGLWGSNYSYSSSNMFGASAERSVTVAFGEALPANTPPNEIRAIIRRISIDAWNYAVSFVHPIADSWIRTYKKYVKNGPAIYSPDGAHFSGYKLMGAVMAFRGYLKKTLGKNEQNVGIMLPPSPAGVIVNLALWVIGKTNVNLNYTSSVENVKFCCNRAECSTVITSRQFVQKLKGRGNDYSQIASDKVRLLYAEDIMKEIPKAKIAAFLVLCILMPSWLIRLVFVKHRNMDDNAVIVFSSGSEGTPKGVELTQRNLMGNIQQLACILNVSRGDVMLSELPLFHSFGLTVTTLLNLTEGCPIVAVADPTDVKTMSRVCAEFQVTFLVATPTFLRAFTVSRYVHPLMFKSVRIIIAGAEALRPELATAFRLKFGKEIYEGYGCTETAPVASVNTENTLFDDYTTLQVNNKPGTVGPALPGTQFLIVDPETNEPLPTGEAGMILIGGCQVMKGYLKDEDRTKSVIVQKDGIRYYRTGDKGYLDEDGFLTIVDRYSRFAKLGGEMISLGAVEKKIQDTPVLQGCDYVVTAIPDATKGEKIVLLYQGEKDPKDVLSELRASGMPPLMLPSAAFNVDVMPKLGSGKADFVTAKKMAKELVEKK